Proteins from a single region of Nerophis ophidion isolate RoL-2023_Sa linkage group LG08, RoL_Noph_v1.0, whole genome shotgun sequence:
- the LOC133557181 gene encoding uncharacterized protein LOC133557181, with the protein MAINVPMMSLRITSCRTCFQCAGYFIGPSWRRSLPSPGARGYYYGSGTPGGAKPGEATRVRVVDLRSDTVTKPGAAMRRAMAEAEVGDDVMGEDPTVNELQKIAADMFGMEAALFVPTGTMSNLIAVMVHCRERGDEMIVGDLSHLHIYEQGGSAQLAGVHATTATTFADGTFDLDQLESKIRHDYPDPHYPRSRLICVENTHNIQGGRVMPLHFLQEVRALADKYSLAVHMDGARLMNAAVALGVSASSILQHTHTVSVCLSKGLGAPVGTMLAGPKDFISRALRCRKALGGGMRQAGILAAAGKLALLEMVGRLQEDHNEAKTFAQALQNCEPPLFAVDVAAVETNILRFGTREPALSPSEFCRRMAQVGEGEEDALGQGVQVLMYPHFGNCVRAVWHLGISPEDTRLAIQKMHFVARQYSRKKQRGL; encoded by the exons ATGGCCATCAATGTTCCAATGATGTCGCTAAGAATCACATCTTGTCGGACATGCTTTCAATGTGCAGGTTACTTTATCGGCCCGTCGTGGCGTCGATCACTACCGAGCCCCGGGGCCAGGGGCTACTACTACGGCAGCGGGACGCCCGGAGGCGCTAAGCCGGGTGAGGCGACTCGTGTGCGGGTTGTGGACCTCCGCAGCGACACGGTGACCAAGCCCGGGGCGGCGATGCGGCGAGCCATGGCCGAGGCCGAGGTTGGGGACGATGTGATGGGGGAAGACCCGACGGTTAACG aGTTGCAGAAGATTGCAGCCGACATGTTTGGGATGGAAGCCGCGCTGTTCGTGCCCACTGGGACCATGagcaacctcatcgcag TGATGGTGCACTGCAGGGAGCGCGGCGATGAGATGATTGTGGGCGACCTGTCCCATCTACACATCTACGAGCAAGGAGGGAGCGCCCAG CTGGCCGGCGTCCACGCCACCACAGCCACCACCTTTGCCGACGGCACCTTTGACCTGGACCAGCTGGAGTCCAAGATCCGCCACGACTACCCGGACCCGCACTACCCGCGCTCACGCCTCATCTGCGTGGAGAACACACACAACATACAAGGTGGACGCGTGATGCCGCTGCACTTCCTGCAGGAG GTGCGGGCTCTTGCCGATAAATACTCCCTGGCGGTCCACATGGACGGAGCCCGGCTGATGAACGCCGCGGTGGCGCTGGGGGTGTCGGCGTCCTCCAtcctgcagcacacacacactgttagcGTGTGTCTCTCCAAG GGATTAGGGGCCCCGGTGGGAACCATGCTCGCCGGCCCCAAAGACTTCATATCCCGGGCGCTGAGGTGTCGTAAAGCCCTGGGTGGCGGGATGCGTCAGGCCGGCATACTTGCGGCGGCGGGGAAACTGGCTTTGCTGGAGATGGTCGGAAGACTACAAGAAGATCACAACGAGGCCAAAACGTTCGCCCAAG CTTTGCAGAACTGTGAGCCGCCTCTGTTCGCCGTGGACGTGGCCGCCGTGGAGACCAACATCCTGCGTTTCGGAACCCGAGAGCCCGCCTTGAGTCCCTCGGAGTTCTGCAGACGCATGGCCCAGGTCGGCGAGGGGGAAGAGGACGCTTTGGGGCAGGGGGTGCAAGTCCTCATGTATCCGCATTTTGGGAATTGCGTTAGAGCCGTCTGGCATCTGGGAATATCGCCTGAGGACACGCGCCTGGCCATCCAGAAGATGCACTTTGTCGCCCGGCAATACTCGAGGAAAAAACAAAGGGGATTGTAA